A single Pseudomonas sp. HN11 DNA region contains:
- a CDS encoding ShlB/FhaC/HecB family hemolysin secretion/activation protein, with the protein MWCSVRRTGLSLLSAFFCLCAAGMAQGATPQNTPGVTDLIRDRQDRLLEEQQRRLEELKDLPGKTAASAKPTVPADTRCFLIKTIELTGADALSEGERDSLLKPYIGQCLGVPQLNDLLKVITDHYLAKGLVTSRAYLPQQNLASGNLKVQVVEGRLEGMKGAEGSGITDRQLTMSFPGKTGDLLNLREIEQMVDQLNRLPSNQAQMELAPGKEVGGSEVLVKNTPQKPWRVGLSRHNGGQRATGEQQWGASLDWDNPLGLADQLSLRGGHDAVSDHHKTSRNSMLNYSLPFGWWNLNYSYSETEYRSLAQASGFNFKQSGDSQNHQLRLERVIHRDALSKTSLSTGVAYLRTNNFVEDSKLALSSNRLSEAQFGINHGRRIGGSFLNIDLGMQDGIGAFDAQANHNPRPGQADARYRKYTATLSYLYPFKLWGESFSFSSLMTGQRSEDVLFSPQRMSLGGQSSIRGYKDQSLAGDSGGYWRNDLRWSRPVTWAWVRPVFSEYGTSLGYDQGVISHGRYNAEQHGRMTSNSVELFARGQNVAATVTFAHSLERPGPITEREAPIYFRMDFFL; encoded by the coding sequence ATGTGGTGTTCGGTACGCCGGACCGGGCTCAGCCTGCTGTCCGCTTTTTTTTGCCTGTGCGCAGCTGGGATGGCTCAAGGCGCAACCCCGCAGAACACGCCAGGTGTCACCGACCTGATCCGCGATCGCCAAGATCGACTCCTCGAAGAGCAACAGCGCCGCCTTGAAGAGCTCAAGGACCTGCCCGGCAAAACCGCGGCCTCCGCCAAACCGACAGTCCCGGCAGACACACGTTGCTTCCTGATCAAAACCATCGAACTCACCGGCGCTGACGCTCTCTCCGAAGGCGAGCGCGACAGCTTGCTCAAGCCCTACATTGGCCAGTGCCTGGGCGTACCTCAGCTCAATGATCTGCTCAAAGTCATCACCGACCACTACCTCGCCAAGGGCCTGGTCACCAGTCGCGCCTACCTGCCGCAACAGAACCTCGCCAGTGGCAACCTCAAGGTGCAAGTGGTGGAAGGCCGTCTGGAGGGCATGAAGGGCGCGGAGGGCAGCGGCATCACCGATCGCCAACTCACCATGAGCTTCCCAGGCAAAACGGGCGACCTGCTTAACCTGCGCGAAATCGAGCAAATGGTGGATCAACTGAACCGTCTGCCCTCGAACCAGGCCCAGATGGAGTTGGCTCCCGGCAAAGAAGTGGGCGGCAGCGAAGTGCTGGTCAAAAATACCCCGCAGAAACCCTGGCGCGTCGGCCTGTCGCGCCACAACGGCGGCCAGCGCGCCACTGGCGAGCAGCAGTGGGGCGCCAGCCTGGATTGGGATAATCCACTCGGTCTGGCCGATCAATTGTCGCTGCGTGGCGGCCACGATGCGGTCAGTGACCACCACAAAACCTCGCGCAACTCGATGCTCAACTACAGCCTGCCGTTTGGTTGGTGGAACCTCAATTACAGCTACAGCGAAACCGAATACCGCTCACTGGCCCAAGCCAGCGGCTTCAACTTCAAGCAATCGGGCGACAGCCAGAACCATCAGTTACGCCTGGAACGGGTTATTCACCGTGACGCCCTGAGCAAAACTTCTTTGAGCACGGGCGTGGCGTATCTACGCACCAATAACTTCGTCGAAGACAGCAAGCTCGCCCTCAGCAGCAACCGCCTCAGCGAAGCGCAGTTCGGCATCAACCACGGCCGGCGGATTGGTGGGTCATTCCTCAACATCGATCTGGGTATGCAAGACGGCATCGGCGCATTCGACGCCCAGGCCAATCACAACCCTCGGCCGGGACAGGCGGACGCACGCTATCGAAAATACACTGCCACGCTGAGTTACCTGTACCCGTTCAAGCTGTGGGGCGAGTCGTTCAGTTTCAGCAGCCTGATGACCGGCCAGCGCAGTGAAGACGTGCTGTTCAGCCCACAACGCATGAGCCTGGGCGGGCAGTCTTCGATTCGCGGCTACAAGGACCAGAGCCTGGCCGGTGATAGCGGCGGCTATTGGCGTAACGACCTGCGCTGGAGCCGCCCGGTGACCTGGGCCTGGGTGCGGCCGGTGTTCAGCGAGTACGGCACCAGCCTTGGCTACGACCAAGGCGTGATCAGCCATGGCCGCTACAACGCCGAGCAGCACGGGCGCATGACCAGCAATTCCGTGGAGTTGTTTGCTCGCGGCCAAAACGTCGCCGCCACGGTGACCTTTGCCCACTCTCTGGAACGACCGGGGCCGATCACTGAACGTGAAGCACCGATTTATTTCCGTATGGATTTCTTCCTTTAA
- a CDS encoding MFS transporter, with product MDTSSKKKLTLFATCLGFVVVLLDVSVVNVALESFKSEFATDVLQLQWIVNAYTLLFASFLLTGGALGDRFGHKKVFLWGYVVFTLASLGCGLAQTLPSLIGFRALQGIGAALLVPTSLALVRITFEVPAERSKAIALWAGVAGIALAAGPVVGGLLIGVFGWRSIFFINLPIGLIGIVLCLINAPRIPANHKGGFDLWGQLLALFTLANLTYTVIELGRQKGLDPRVLVHALCFLGGLLGFLWVESRTARPMVPLAVFNNAAFSLASILGVIVNFVFYGLIFVFSIFLQQVNHYSVINTGLAFIPMTGVLFFGNQLAARWLPKLGERRLLSLGLAIALLGVAALTPFVGGAPYAHIAVQMFVIGFGISLTVPTLTATAVNHVSSDKSGVASAIVNASRQVGGLVGVAIFSLLINVADAAQFGHGFTQVIVLSSLLLAAGWALTLVLLRKQPMAAQSAA from the coding sequence ATGGATACTTCCAGCAAAAAGAAATTAACGCTGTTCGCCACCTGCCTGGGGTTTGTGGTGGTGCTGCTTGATGTGAGCGTGGTCAACGTAGCGCTTGAAAGTTTCAAGTCCGAGTTCGCCACCGACGTGCTGCAACTGCAATGGATCGTCAATGCTTACACGCTGTTGTTTGCCTCGTTCCTGCTCACCGGCGGCGCGCTGGGTGACCGGTTCGGACACAAGAAGGTGTTTTTGTGGGGGTATGTGGTCTTTACCCTGGCCTCGCTGGGCTGTGGGCTGGCCCAGACGTTGCCGTCGCTGATTGGCTTTCGAGCGCTGCAAGGCATCGGCGCTGCACTGCTGGTGCCGACGTCCTTGGCCCTGGTGCGTATCACCTTTGAAGTGCCCGCCGAACGCAGCAAGGCAATTGCCTTGTGGGCGGGCGTGGCGGGCATCGCGCTGGCGGCCGGCCCGGTGGTGGGCGGGTTACTGATCGGTGTGTTCGGATGGCGCAGCATCTTTTTCATCAACTTGCCCATTGGCCTGATCGGCATCGTGTTGTGCTTGATCAATGCGCCACGCATTCCGGCCAATCACAAAGGCGGTTTTGACCTGTGGGGGCAGTTGCTGGCGTTGTTTACCCTGGCCAACCTGACCTACACCGTCATTGAACTGGGTCGCCAGAAGGGCCTGGACCCGCGCGTTCTGGTGCATGCACTGTGCTTCCTTGGAGGCCTGCTCGGATTTTTGTGGGTCGAGTCACGCACCGCACGGCCGATGGTGCCGCTCGCGGTCTTCAACAATGCGGCCTTCAGCCTGGCCTCGATATTGGGGGTGATCGTGAACTTTGTGTTCTACGGACTGATTTTCGTGTTCAGCATCTTTTTGCAGCAGGTCAATCACTACTCGGTGATCAATACCGGGCTGGCCTTCATTCCCATGACTGGTGTGCTGTTCTTCGGCAATCAGCTGGCGGCCCGCTGGTTGCCCAAGCTGGGGGAGCGACGCCTGCTGTCGTTGGGGCTGGCCATCGCGCTACTCGGCGTGGCTGCACTCACGCCATTCGTGGGTGGGGCGCCTTACGCCCACATTGCCGTGCAGATGTTTGTCATCGGTTTTGGAATCTCACTGACGGTGCCCACCTTGACCGCTACCGCCGTCAACCACGTCAGCAGTGACAAGTCCGGCGTGGCATCGGCCATCGTCAATGCCTCGCGCCAGGTGGGCGGCCTGGTTGGCGTGGCGATCTTCAGCCTATTGATCAACGTTGCCGATGCCGCCCAATTCGGCCACGGGTTCACCCAAGTTATCGTCTTGTCCTCGCTGCTGTTGGCCGCGGGCTGGGCGTTGACGCTCGTGTTGCTGCGCAAGCAACCCATGGCCGCGCAATCGGCCGCCTGA
- a CDS encoding GH3 family domain-containing protein, translating into MGKMDSWIGHWQRRVPTFKAECAQAQANYLERLDKPLKTQEHVLEDIIHVCQKSLFWKENVFQVSHCNGRITRTNIPVMTYEGFRDFLVREGQQKGGILSCSPVVRWLKTSGTTGQSKRIPYTLHWIRQYRVPAIQAMWGFFAHDYPALHANPWATLDTQTVRDPSNEYVEGLPYQAISNRHPQIGSGDWNPPWYEAPWFTPTPDASHEQKMYARLLWTLGEDVRLLTAINPSTLLSLHHCLLENRERLLRDLHDGAHAGSLLRAADPAAARRLEGVLARDGVSLTDVWPGLERFSCWTAASAKLYKPQLERIMGQAKVLPFMSCGTEGVVTLPVDDDQDSQPLAVDQAFFEFIPVSVDMDALIRDQVQPYTVPLDQLKEGDEYHLVMWQGNGMVRMYTGDIYRVHGYYRGVPRISFSRRNGVMHSFTGEKITETQLHEAVQMCGIPNAGLYLCAPVWNETPYYAVAIEAAGAPCGESESLSQLLDGHLQAINIEYESKRSSKRLGQIKVITVPGNAISMAIEQEKAARKTLQIKYKPFQPDLSLLGIQQL; encoded by the coding sequence ATGGGCAAGATGGACTCTTGGATCGGCCATTGGCAGCGCAGGGTGCCGACCTTCAAAGCGGAATGCGCCCAAGCGCAAGCGAACTATCTGGAAAGGCTCGACAAGCCCCTCAAGACCCAGGAACACGTGCTCGAGGACATCATTCACGTCTGCCAGAAGTCGCTGTTCTGGAAAGAAAACGTCTTTCAGGTCAGCCACTGCAACGGCAGGATTACCCGTACCAATATCCCGGTCATGACCTATGAAGGGTTCCGCGACTTTCTAGTGCGTGAAGGCCAGCAAAAAGGCGGGATACTCAGTTGCAGTCCGGTGGTGCGCTGGCTCAAGACCAGCGGCACCACCGGGCAGTCCAAACGCATTCCCTACACACTGCACTGGATTCGTCAGTATCGGGTGCCGGCCATCCAGGCCATGTGGGGGTTCTTTGCCCATGACTACCCCGCCCTGCACGCAAATCCGTGGGCCACACTGGACACGCAAACCGTGCGCGACCCAAGCAACGAGTACGTTGAAGGCTTGCCCTACCAGGCGATCAGCAACCGCCACCCGCAGATCGGCAGCGGCGACTGGAACCCGCCCTGGTATGAAGCGCCATGGTTCACGCCGACGCCGGATGCCAGCCATGAGCAGAAGATGTATGCGCGGCTGCTGTGGACGCTGGGTGAGGACGTCAGATTACTCACGGCCATCAACCCCAGCACCCTGCTCTCCCTGCACCATTGCCTGCTGGAAAACCGTGAACGCCTGCTGCGCGACCTGCACGACGGCGCCCATGCCGGTAGCCTCCTGCGGGCGGCTGACCCCGCGGCTGCGCGCCGGCTGGAGGGCGTGCTGGCCCGCGACGGCGTGTCGCTGACAGATGTATGGCCGGGGCTGGAGCGCTTCAGTTGCTGGACTGCCGCGTCGGCCAAGCTCTACAAGCCACAATTGGAGCGAATCATGGGGCAGGCCAAGGTGCTGCCGTTCATGTCATGCGGCACCGAAGGCGTGGTGACCCTGCCGGTGGATGACGATCAGGACAGCCAGCCGCTGGCGGTGGATCAGGCGTTCTTCGAGTTCATTCCCGTGTCAGTGGACATGGATGCGCTGATACGTGATCAGGTGCAGCCGTACACCGTGCCCCTGGATCAGCTCAAGGAAGGCGACGAATACCATCTGGTCATGTGGCAGGGTAACGGCATGGTGCGCATGTACACCGGCGACATCTATCGCGTGCACGGCTACTACCGTGGCGTGCCGCGTATCAGCTTCAGCCGGCGCAATGGGGTGATGCATTCTTTCACTGGCGAAAAGATCACCGAGACCCAACTGCACGAAGCGGTGCAGATGTGTGGCATCCCCAACGCCGGGCTCTACCTGTGCGCCCCGGTCTGGAACGAAACGCCCTATTACGCCGTGGCCATCGAGGCGGCAGGCGCGCCTTGCGGTGAATCGGAGAGCCTCAGCCAGTTACTCGATGGGCATCTGCAGGCGATCAATATCGAGTACGAGTCCAAGCGTTCCAGCAAGCGTCTGGGGCAAATCAAGGTCATCACTGTGCCTGGCAACGCGATCTCCATGGCGATCGAACAGGAAAAAGCCGCCAGGAAAACCCTGCAGATCAAGTACAAGCCCTTCCAACCCGACCTGTCCCTGCTGGGCATCCAGCAACTCTGA
- a CDS encoding alpha/beta hydrolase encodes MNMHLFQHSIAREVHYLAQADRRMALHAWRPQRLQGAILYFHGLQSHAGWLWSVGNAFANLGIAFYALDREGCGISSGQKHGFPDVRTLHEDASAAIEHIRREVPDDVPLCLFGHCLGGSVLAAIASCSHAELPYDNLVICSAWLGKMHDRLSEQERAGIDLDDRQTLWDAGLNPDDFTANPHLAEFIRNDALATTHLHHRERKKLLALEKVYLAPDARPIDAPSLFICANKDPLVDVNATVGHFQRLCRNGSTLLVNQDKHYLFFTPAMGQVVQFTADFVKANGRYAYDAA; translated from the coding sequence ATGAATATGCACTTGTTTCAGCACAGCATTGCGCGTGAAGTCCACTACCTGGCTCAGGCAGACCGCCGGATGGCCCTGCATGCCTGGCGCCCGCAGCGGCTGCAAGGCGCCATCCTGTATTTTCATGGACTGCAAAGCCACGCCGGTTGGTTGTGGTCGGTAGGCAATGCATTCGCCAACCTGGGCATCGCGTTCTACGCCCTGGACCGCGAAGGATGCGGTATCAGCAGCGGTCAGAAACATGGGTTCCCGGACGTGCGGACGCTACACGAGGATGCCTCGGCCGCCATCGAACACATTCGCCGCGAAGTGCCCGACGATGTGCCGCTCTGCCTGTTCGGGCACTGCCTGGGCGGATCGGTGCTGGCCGCCATCGCAAGCTGCTCCCACGCCGAGCTGCCCTATGACAACCTCGTCATCTGCTCGGCCTGGCTGGGCAAGATGCACGACCGGCTCAGTGAACAGGAGCGCGCCGGCATCGACCTGGACGACAGGCAGACGCTGTGGGATGCGGGGCTCAACCCCGACGACTTCACCGCCAACCCGCATCTGGCCGAATTCATCCGCAACGACGCGCTGGCCACCACTCACCTGCACCATCGGGAGCGCAAAAAACTGCTGGCGCTGGAAAAGGTCTACCTGGCGCCCGATGCCCGGCCCATCGACGCACCCAGCCTGTTTATCTGCGCCAACAAAGACCCATTGGTGGATGTAAACGCCACCGTCGGCCACTTCCAGCGTCTGTGCCGCAACGGCTCTACCCTGCTGGTGAATCAGGACAAGCATTACCTGTTCTTCACCCCGGCGATGGGCCAGGTAGTGCAGTTCACCGCAGATTTCGTCAAAGCCAACGGACGCTACGCCTATGACGCCGCCTGA
- a CDS encoding enolase C-terminal domain-like protein produces the protein MTPPEVYLVRQPMANPFVHGAHRRHTSDSVVLSWTRGGFTGIGECAPRRYVTGEDCESVLAQLRSLDFTQLARALASGDPVDRGRALYEHGLPFEAGDDLGNNTRCVVEMAVLDALAQQAGLPLSAYLLRITEAAATARRALPAQINITQVLDLSQPVQAFFEQRKPLRSLKLKLAGDPHANQQRLETIRALAPTLALYVDPNMSWSAEQLHGNARQFHALGIALFEEPLPSGSLEDYRQARLKHGVAIMLDESVTSMSSLEQAWQHQALDAVNLRVAKCGGLLASARMIEQCHAWGLPVYLGVQVAEVGPLIAAHRALLTAYEGFIGVEAGQHDRFFDTDLLEPMPTIDREHNVIHLPGPTRAGLGCRLTSHVQPYHCAIGADRHPNESLHMERAR, from the coding sequence ATGACGCCGCCTGAGGTCTACCTCGTGCGCCAACCCATGGCCAACCCGTTCGTGCACGGTGCCCACCGACGACACACGTCAGACAGCGTGGTGCTCAGTTGGACCCGCGGCGGCTTTACCGGGATCGGCGAATGCGCGCCGCGCCGCTACGTGACCGGCGAAGACTGCGAGTCGGTGCTGGCGCAGCTGCGCAGCCTCGACTTCACGCAGCTGGCGCGCGCATTGGCCAGCGGCGATCCCGTCGACCGGGGTCGCGCGCTGTATGAGCATGGCCTGCCATTCGAGGCCGGTGACGACCTGGGTAACAACACGCGGTGCGTGGTGGAAATGGCGGTACTCGACGCACTGGCTCAACAGGCCGGCCTGCCGTTGTCCGCCTACCTGCTGCGCATCACCGAGGCAGCTGCGACGGCACGCCGCGCCCTGCCCGCGCAAATCAACATCACCCAGGTACTCGACCTGTCGCAACCGGTGCAGGCGTTCTTCGAACAGCGCAAACCGTTGCGCTCGCTCAAGCTCAAACTGGCCGGCGATCCGCACGCCAACCAACAACGCCTGGAAACCATCCGGGCACTGGCGCCGACCCTGGCGTTGTACGTCGACCCGAATATGAGCTGGTCGGCCGAGCAACTCCACGGCAACGCGCGGCAGTTTCACGCACTGGGCATCGCGCTGTTCGAGGAGCCCTTGCCGTCCGGAAGCCTGGAAGATTACCGCCAGGCCCGGCTCAAGCATGGCGTGGCAATCATGCTTGACGAGTCGGTCACCTCAATGTCCAGCCTGGAGCAAGCCTGGCAACACCAGGCGCTGGATGCGGTGAACCTTCGGGTCGCCAAATGCGGCGGGCTGCTGGCCAGCGCAAGAATGATCGAGCAATGCCACGCGTGGGGGCTGCCCGTTTACCTCGGCGTGCAAGTCGCCGAAGTTGGCCCGCTGATCGCCGCGCACCGTGCGCTGCTCACGGCCTACGAGGGTTTTATCGGCGTGGAAGCCGGACAACACGATCGTTTTTTCGACACCGACCTGCTCGAACCGATGCCGACCATTGATAGGGAACACAACGTTATTCACTTGCCCGGCCCGACGCGAGCGGGCCTTGGCTGCCGGCTGACGTCCCATGTACAGCCTTACCACTGTGCAATCGGTGCTGATAGACACCCCAACGAATCTCTTCACATGGAGCGTGCGCGATGA
- a CDS encoding phytanoyl-CoA dioxygenase family protein gives MQAVMKTEANDSYAPHSLDAQQILDYRANGWMKLENVINAQTVQMLLNEAKTRMGEVARTVDRNDPGKQIENAYRWYARWDEVSATCPQIKALSHSPQLASIASQLAGEQVRFYSDHVFAKNPESEAGGDTPWHQDFPHHPLDRQGALNIWIALVDLTPEMGTMQFLSRSHRAGMLGRYFNRRDNVTLLDEHPWVLDEFEMSPPISLKAGDATVHDMNVIHAAPANSSTTPRWVYSTLWLPVSARYTGASNHRTDPLRLTLDMPMEHPKFPIIPTH, from the coding sequence ATGCAAGCAGTCATGAAGACCGAGGCAAACGACAGCTACGCGCCGCACTCACTGGATGCCCAGCAAATCCTGGATTATCGGGCCAACGGCTGGATGAAGCTGGAAAATGTGATCAACGCTCAAACCGTGCAGATGCTGCTCAACGAGGCCAAGACCCGGATGGGTGAGGTGGCGCGCACCGTCGATCGCAACGATCCCGGCAAGCAGATCGAAAATGCCTACCGCTGGTATGCGCGCTGGGATGAAGTCTCCGCCACCTGCCCGCAGATCAAGGCACTCAGCCACTCGCCGCAACTGGCCAGTATTGCTTCTCAACTGGCGGGCGAGCAGGTGCGGTTCTATTCGGACCATGTGTTCGCCAAGAACCCCGAGTCCGAAGCCGGCGGTGACACGCCTTGGCACCAGGACTTTCCACACCACCCGCTGGACCGGCAAGGGGCGCTGAATATCTGGATCGCGCTGGTCGATCTCACGCCGGAGATGGGCACCATGCAGTTTCTCAGCCGCAGCCACCGAGCGGGCATGCTGGGGCGCTACTTCAATCGCCGCGATAACGTAACGCTGCTCGACGAACATCCTTGGGTGCTGGATGAGTTCGAAATGTCACCACCTATTTCACTCAAGGCCGGCGATGCCACCGTGCATGACATGAACGTGATTCACGCGGCTCCCGCTAACAGCTCCACTACACCACGATGGGTGTATTCAACCCTGTGGTTGCCAGTTTCGGCGCGCTACACCGGGGCTTCCAACCACCGCACTGATCCCCTCAGGTTAACGCTGGATATGCCGATGGAGCACCCGAAGTTCCCGATTATCCCCACGCACTGA
- a CDS encoding aldo/keto reductase, whose product MVSKITLGTQGLHVGRIGLGCMGMSQWYGATDDNESLRTLHRALELGVDFFDSAEAYGPFTNERLLQRAFAGRREEVVIATKFGFRIVDGQIVGVDSSESNLQSVVEASLKRLGTDYIDVLYQHRLDPAVPIEEVVGAMGRLVEQGKVKYLGLCEVGTRTIERAHATHPISVIQGEYSLWERNVEQEILPLLHNLGIGYVAFCPLGRGFLTGKAASATHYDANDFRQQDPRFREENFAANTFLTESILALAASWSMTPAQLALAWLLTRSPHLAVIPGTKRVAYLVENVAADACVLNDEQLQAIEALLGQWAVAGERYEQRMMQFIDR is encoded by the coding sequence ATGGTTTCGAAGATCACGTTGGGCACGCAGGGTCTGCACGTTGGCCGCATAGGACTGGGCTGCATGGGGATGAGCCAGTGGTATGGCGCCACGGATGACAACGAATCGCTGCGCACCTTGCATCGAGCGTTGGAGCTGGGCGTGGACTTCTTCGATTCGGCCGAGGCCTACGGGCCGTTTACCAATGAGCGGCTGTTGCAGCGCGCTTTTGCCGGGCGCCGCGAGGAGGTGGTCATCGCCACCAAGTTCGGTTTCCGCATCGTCGACGGCCAGATCGTTGGCGTGGACAGCTCTGAAAGCAATCTGCAAAGCGTCGTCGAGGCCTCGCTCAAGCGCTTGGGGACCGATTACATCGACGTGCTGTACCAGCACCGGTTGGATCCTGCGGTTCCCATCGAAGAAGTGGTGGGAGCGATGGGGCGTCTGGTTGAGCAGGGCAAGGTCAAGTACCTGGGTCTTTGCGAGGTGGGCACGCGCACCATCGAACGCGCCCATGCCACTCACCCGATTTCAGTGATACAGGGCGAGTACTCGTTGTGGGAGCGCAATGTCGAGCAAGAGATCCTGCCATTGCTGCACAACCTTGGGATTGGCTACGTCGCTTTCTGCCCATTGGGCCGCGGGTTCCTGACCGGCAAGGCGGCCAGCGCTACCCACTACGACGCCAATGACTTCCGCCAGCAAGACCCGCGTTTTCGCGAAGAAAACTTCGCCGCCAATACCTTTTTGACCGAGTCGATTCTTGCGCTGGCCGCATCGTGGTCGATGACGCCTGCGCAGTTGGCGCTGGCCTGGTTGCTCACGCGCAGCCCGCACTTGGCTGTGATCCCCGGCACCAAGCGGGTCGCCTACTTGGTAGAAAACGTGGCCGCCGATGCCTGCGTGTTGAACGACGAGCAATTGCAGGCGATCGAGGCGCTGCTTGGACAATGGGCGGTTGCCGGTGAGCGCTACGAACAGCGAATGATGCAATTCATCGACCGATAG
- a CDS encoding thiamine pyrophosphate-binding protein encodes MKYFSDLLVDLLINQGIEYVCFNPGASFRGIHDSLVHHPDTAVPAILMCCHEEISVAMAHGYYKASGKHMAVLVHANIGLQHASMAIFNAWCDRVPLVVLGGNGPIDAALRRPWIDWIHTSQGIDKLLSGYTKWTDMPVSQAATLESVQRALKLCAAEPHAPCYVAIDSAVQEESLAPGLSLPSGPVRPERLPALDDEQLSELVNRMLAAQHPVIAIDYAALDDEQAEQLLGLATLTGAAVISRNGRYNVPNTHPLVVQDHDAQLMGDCDFLLALEVQDLSGLLVHSGQHPHDGLYIATLGTHSLLISSWVADSQKLVCADLALHANVAASITRIAQAARVSAASRDNTAQALVDERNKRIAAHKQVRRQALLAQVTQPADGLTIAQALIAIHEAIGHERWVLTNTGSVTIDTLVRELWPIERSEAYIGMSGGAGLGYGLGAAIGAAVAHKGSGRLCVNLQSDGDLLYTPSALWTLSAYDIPLLVLVINNRLYLNSKQHAERIANLRQRPSDLSNLATSFHENEVDFVALAKTFDLYSPGSAETAAQIQEKIADCLSYMHTHGKPALLEIKTL; translated from the coding sequence ATGAAGTATTTTTCCGATCTGCTTGTCGACCTTCTGATCAACCAGGGCATCGAGTACGTCTGCTTCAACCCCGGCGCGTCATTTCGCGGCATTCATGACTCGCTGGTGCATCACCCCGACACGGCTGTACCGGCCATTCTGATGTGCTGCCACGAGGAAATTTCGGTGGCCATGGCCCACGGTTATTACAAGGCCAGCGGCAAGCATATGGCGGTACTGGTGCATGCCAATATCGGCTTGCAGCACGCGAGCATGGCCATCTTCAACGCCTGGTGCGATCGGGTCCCGCTGGTGGTGCTGGGCGGCAACGGGCCGATCGATGCCGCGCTGCGTCGCCCCTGGATCGACTGGATCCACACGTCCCAAGGCATCGACAAGTTGCTCTCGGGCTACACCAAATGGACCGATATGCCGGTTTCCCAGGCCGCCACGCTGGAATCGGTGCAACGGGCGCTCAAGCTGTGCGCGGCCGAGCCTCACGCCCCTTGTTATGTCGCCATCGACAGTGCGGTTCAGGAGGAGTCACTGGCTCCAGGGCTCTCACTGCCATCCGGTCCGGTTCGCCCGGAACGCCTGCCGGCACTGGACGATGAGCAACTGAGCGAACTGGTGAACCGCATGCTGGCGGCGCAACACCCCGTGATCGCGATTGATTACGCCGCGCTGGATGACGAGCAGGCCGAGCAACTGCTGGGGCTCGCCACCCTCACAGGCGCGGCGGTGATTTCACGTAACGGCCGCTACAACGTGCCCAATACCCATCCGCTGGTGGTCCAGGACCACGATGCACAACTGATGGGCGACTGCGACTTTCTGCTGGCCCTGGAAGTTCAGGACCTGTCCGGGCTGCTCGTCCACTCCGGGCAACACCCCCATGACGGGCTCTACATCGCGACCCTGGGTACCCACTCGCTGTTGATCAGCAGCTGGGTGGCCGACAGTCAGAAACTGGTGTGCGCCGACCTGGCACTGCATGCCAACGTGGCGGCCTCCATCACCCGAATTGCACAGGCGGCGCGGGTATCGGCGGCGTCTCGCGATAACACGGCACAGGCGCTGGTCGACGAACGTAACAAGCGCATTGCGGCCCACAAGCAGGTGCGTCGCCAGGCGCTGCTGGCGCAGGTCACCCAACCCGCCGACGGCTTGACCATCGCCCAGGCACTGATCGCCATTCATGAAGCCATCGGCCACGAACGCTGGGTCTTGACCAACACCGGCAGCGTGACGATCGACACCCTGGTGCGCGAACTCTGGCCTATCGAGCGCAGTGAGGCGTATATCGGCATGAGCGGCGGCGCCGGGCTGGGTTATGGCCTGGGCGCTGCAATCGGTGCCGCGGTCGCCCACAAAGGCAGCGGCCGGCTGTGCGTCAACCTGCAATCGGATGGCGACCTGCTCTATACGCCGAGCGCCCTGTGGACCTTGTCCGCCTACGACATTCCACTGCTGGTGCTGGTGATCAACAACCGCCTCTATCTCAACTCCAAGCAGCATGCCGAACGGATTGCCAACCTGCGCCAACGGCCAAGCGACTTGTCGAACCTGGCGACCAGCTTCCATGAGAACGAGGTGGACTTTGTTGCCCTGGCGAAAACCTTTGACCTCTACAGCCCTGGCAGTGCCGAGACTGCGGCGCAGATCCAGGAAAAGATCGCCGACTGCCTGTCCTACATGCACACCCACGGCAAGCCTGCCTTGCTTGAAATCAAGACCCTCTAG